The Sorangiineae bacterium MSr11367 genome window below encodes:
- the fabF gene encoding beta-ketoacyl-ACP synthase II codes for MGNSSRERVVVTGMGAVTPLGHDVASTWSSLVAGCSGAAPIALFDASSFGIRFACEVKAWDPTPFIARKKLKELDRFTEFALAAAAMAIEDASLSLAAHEEERAGCFIGVGLGGLASLETAAKTLFEKGPSKLSPYTIPRIIANLAAGQVSIAHGLRGPSFATTSACATGAHAIGEAAEWIRRGSADVMVAGGAESTITPIGIGGFQAMHALSRRNDAPERASRPFDCARDGFVCGEGGGVVVLESLTRARRRGARIYAELSGYGASSDAFHITGPAPEGEGCQRAMRMALDDAGLSPDAIDHLNAHATSTSVGDKAESDGILHVFGAHARDGKLAVSATKSMTGHLLGAAGAVEAIFTVLAIREGVMPPTINVEEQDPECPLDIVPNVARAGVVRHAMSNGFGFGGTNATLVFSRL; via the coding sequence ATGGGAAATTCTTCACGCGAGCGTGTCGTCGTGACGGGGATGGGGGCTGTCACGCCACTCGGACACGACGTGGCGTCGACGTGGTCGTCCCTCGTTGCCGGGTGCAGTGGCGCGGCGCCCATCGCGCTTTTCGACGCATCGTCCTTCGGGATTCGCTTCGCGTGCGAGGTGAAGGCCTGGGATCCGACGCCGTTCATCGCGCGAAAGAAGCTCAAAGAACTGGACCGCTTTACCGAGTTTGCCCTGGCCGCTGCGGCGATGGCCATCGAGGACGCATCCCTGTCGCTCGCCGCCCACGAAGAAGAGCGCGCTGGCTGCTTCATCGGAGTCGGCCTGGGCGGGCTCGCCTCGCTCGAAACCGCTGCGAAGACCCTCTTCGAGAAAGGGCCGTCGAAGCTTAGTCCGTATACGATACCGCGCATCATTGCCAATCTCGCCGCCGGACAAGTTTCCATTGCACATGGCTTGCGCGGGCCAAGCTTTGCCACCACGAGCGCCTGCGCAACCGGGGCGCACGCCATCGGAGAGGCCGCCGAATGGATCCGCCGCGGATCCGCCGACGTGATGGTTGCCGGCGGGGCGGAATCCACCATTACGCCCATCGGCATTGGTGGTTTTCAAGCCATGCACGCGCTCTCACGGCGCAACGACGCACCCGAGCGCGCGAGCCGCCCGTTCGATTGCGCACGCGATGGGTTCGTCTGCGGTGAAGGCGGCGGTGTCGTGGTGCTCGAATCGCTCACGCGTGCACGTCGGCGCGGCGCCCGCATTTACGCCGAGCTCTCCGGGTATGGGGCGTCCAGCGACGCGTTTCACATCACTGGCCCTGCCCCGGAAGGCGAGGGCTGCCAGCGCGCCATGCGTATGGCCCTCGACGACGCCGGCCTCTCACCGGATGCGATCGATCATCTCAATGCGCACGCTACCTCCACCTCTGTGGGCGACAAGGCCGAGAGCGACGGCATTCTTCACGTGTTCGGCGCGCATGCCCGCGATGGAAAGCTTGCCGTCAGTGCCACGAAGAGCATGACGGGGCATCTCTTGGGCGCCGCGGGCGCCGTCGAAGCGATCTTCACGGTGCTTGCGATCCGCGAAGGCGTGATGCCGCCGACCATCAATGTCGAAGAGCAGGATCCCGAATGCCCCCTCGACATCGTGCCCAACGTTGCCCGCGCAGGCGTCGTACGGCATGCCATGTCGAACGGTTTCGGCTTCGGCGGGACGAACGCGACGTTGGTATTTTCGCGCCTTTGA
- a CDS encoding helix-turn-helix transcriptional regulator yields the protein MECPIARAVDEIGEGWCLLVLREAFKGARCFAEFEERLGIPPSTLTRRLGGLCDRGILQRRSYQSRPPRDEYELTEKGAELLPVLLLLGEWGNRWLAPDGALIVPVEPRTGARLEPVLVDRATSKPIRAGTVGLRAGPGASKQLRTSLRAPLRLAHAPGATSAPASDLEP from the coding sequence ATGGAATGCCCAATCGCTCGGGCCGTCGATGAGATCGGTGAAGGGTGGTGCCTGCTCGTTTTGCGTGAGGCCTTCAAAGGAGCGCGTTGCTTTGCCGAGTTCGAGGAACGACTCGGAATCCCACCGAGCACGCTGACGCGGCGTCTCGGGGGCCTTTGCGATCGCGGGATCTTGCAACGGCGAAGCTATCAAAGCCGGCCTCCGCGCGACGAATACGAACTTACCGAGAAAGGGGCGGAGCTTTTGCCCGTGCTTCTCTTGCTCGGCGAATGGGGCAATCGTTGGCTCGCGCCGGACGGTGCACTCATCGTGCCGGTCGAGCCGAGAACCGGAGCCCGTCTCGAGCCCGTGCTGGTCGATCGGGCGACATCGAAGCCCATTCGTGCCGGAACCGTGGGCCTTCGCGCAGGGCCGGGCGCGAGCAAGCAACTCCGGACGTCCCTCCGCGCGCCACTTCGGCTGGCCCATGCGCCGGGGGCGACTTCAGCGCCCGCCTCGGACCTGGAGCCATAG
- a CDS encoding YjdF family protein, with amino-acid sequence MRGSFTVFYEAPFWVGVAESEDDGGLAVARVVFGAEPTGAELREWALYGYRRMQFGHGAGPSEVANKQPRNPKRAQREAARASAERGISTRAQDALKAAFEANAVEREVLSREARLREAERRWELRVARRKEKHRGH; translated from the coding sequence ATGCGCGGGAGTTTCACCGTATTTTACGAAGCGCCGTTCTGGGTTGGCGTTGCCGAGAGCGAGGATGACGGAGGGCTGGCCGTGGCTCGCGTGGTCTTCGGCGCCGAGCCGACGGGTGCCGAACTGCGCGAATGGGCGCTTTATGGCTACCGGCGGATGCAGTTTGGACACGGTGCCGGCCCGTCCGAGGTGGCCAACAAGCAACCCAGGAATCCGAAGAGAGCCCAGCGTGAGGCTGCCCGCGCCAGCGCCGAGCGCGGGATCTCGACGCGCGCCCAGGACGCGTTGAAGGCCGCCTTCGAGGCGAATGCGGTCGAGCGCGAAGTGCTCTCGCGCGAAGCGCGCCTCCGGGAGGCCGAGCGCCGCTGGGAACTCCGCGTCGCTCGGCGCAAAGAGAAGCATCGCGGGCATTGA
- a CDS encoding ornithine cyclodeaminase family protein, whose amino-acid sequence MLDAEQVRALLSHEDALQAVREAFVLHGRKEGRVFPVVREALATGGVFGIKSGDVPAQGLLGFKAAGFWPSNRAREGEPHQATIVLIDPATGRPLCIIDGNAITTMRTGAAGALALQELAPRESTRLCVFGTGTQARIQVDFALRSCPSLQRIRYVRADAERDGAFETHFSGRCDIAMAGDGSAAVADSDIVITATPGRGPLFETAAIRPGTHFNCVGADTKGKRELPEGTLQRVRLSVDDRVQAQQIGETQWASSTPCMEFGDLLTRKDAFRRKPEDITLFDMTGLALQDLTVARAVYEHATATNTGTVIAWPW is encoded by the coding sequence ATGCTCGACGCAGAGCAAGTCCGAGCGTTGCTTTCACACGAGGACGCACTGCAGGCGGTGCGCGAGGCCTTCGTCCTGCACGGTCGCAAAGAGGGGCGCGTTTTTCCGGTGGTACGCGAGGCGCTCGCCACGGGCGGGGTCTTCGGAATCAAGTCAGGAGACGTCCCCGCGCAGGGACTGCTCGGATTCAAGGCCGCTGGCTTTTGGCCGAGCAATCGCGCACGCGAAGGAGAACCGCACCAGGCCACCATCGTGCTGATCGATCCGGCTACCGGCCGGCCTCTCTGCATCATCGACGGCAACGCCATCACCACGATGCGCACGGGAGCGGCCGGAGCCCTCGCCCTTCAGGAACTCGCGCCACGTGAAAGTACGCGGCTCTGCGTCTTCGGCACGGGAACGCAGGCGCGCATTCAAGTGGATTTCGCCCTGCGCTCGTGCCCTTCGCTGCAGCGCATTCGGTACGTGCGCGCGGACGCGGAGCGCGACGGAGCCTTCGAGACGCATTTTTCGGGGCGCTGCGACATCGCGATGGCTGGCGACGGTAGTGCGGCCGTTGCAGATAGCGACATTGTGATCACCGCAACTCCGGGACGAGGCCCCCTGTTCGAGACCGCGGCCATACGCCCGGGCACGCATTTCAACTGCGTCGGAGCCGACACGAAGGGCAAGCGCGAGCTCCCCGAGGGCACCCTGCAGCGCGTTCGTCTATCCGTGGACGATCGTGTGCAGGCGCAGCAGATCGGTGAGACGCAGTGGGCGAGCAGCACTCCGTGCATGGAATTCGGCGATCTGCTCACCAGAAAGGACGCGTTTCGCCGCAAGCCCGAGGACATCACGTTGTTCGACATGACGGGGCTCGCCTTGCAGGATCTCACCGTGGCGCGCGCCGTGTACGAGCACGCCACGGCAACGAACACGGGCACCGTCATCGCGTGGCCCTGGTGA
- a CDS encoding DSD1 family PLP-dependent enzyme, with translation MTKFDAHLTELDTPAAIVDVQRMQRNIERMQRCTDGFGVRFRPHVKTTKCTPIVRAQLAAGGRGITVSTLKEATQFHADGIGDILYAVGIVPSKLPQVLALRRRGCDLKIIADSVASASAIAEFGRAQREVFEVWIEVDTDGHRSGVEPDGAALLEVARTLHGNSTRLGGVMAHAGSSYDLDTPEELAAMAEQERAGCVLAAERLRANGLPCPVVSVGSTPTALSAVGLDRVTEVRAGVYVFFDLVMHNVGVCTMNDIAMSVLTTVIGHQIDKGWAIVDAGWMAMSRDRGTEKQRRDFGYGQVCSLDGTVQEGYAVRGANQEHGIVWREGERDSDIAARFPLGSRLRILPNHACATGAQFPEYHALDERGLTRWSRLHGW, from the coding sequence ATGACGAAATTCGATGCGCATCTCACCGAGCTCGATACGCCCGCGGCCATCGTCGATGTCCAACGCATGCAACGGAACATCGAACGGATGCAGCGTTGCACGGATGGTTTCGGCGTTCGCTTCCGACCGCATGTCAAGACAACCAAGTGCACCCCCATCGTACGCGCGCAACTTGCTGCGGGGGGGCGCGGCATCACCGTATCCACGCTCAAAGAGGCCACGCAGTTTCACGCGGATGGCATCGGGGACATTCTGTATGCCGTCGGCATCGTTCCCAGCAAGCTGCCGCAGGTCCTGGCGTTGCGCCGGCGCGGGTGCGATTTGAAGATCATTGCCGATAGCGTCGCTTCGGCATCGGCGATTGCCGAATTTGGACGGGCCCAGCGCGAAGTGTTCGAGGTGTGGATCGAGGTCGATACCGACGGACATCGCTCGGGCGTCGAGCCAGACGGAGCTGCTCTACTCGAGGTCGCACGCACCCTGCATGGCAACAGCACGCGGCTGGGTGGGGTGATGGCGCACGCGGGATCGAGTTACGATCTCGACACGCCCGAGGAGCTTGCTGCCATGGCCGAACAGGAACGCGCCGGGTGCGTACTGGCAGCCGAGCGCCTGCGCGCGAACGGGCTTCCGTGTCCGGTCGTGAGCGTCGGTTCGACCCCAACGGCACTGTCGGCCGTGGGCCTCGACCGAGTGACGGAGGTGCGCGCCGGCGTCTACGTTTTCTTCGATTTGGTGATGCACAACGTCGGTGTCTGCACGATGAACGATATTGCGATGAGTGTGCTGACCACGGTAATTGGGCACCAGATCGACAAGGGATGGGCCATCGTCGATGCAGGCTGGATGGCCATGAGCCGCGACCGAGGTACCGAGAAGCAAAGGCGCGACTTCGGATACGGGCAAGTCTGCAGCTTGGACGGAACGGTGCAAGAGGGGTATGCCGTGCGCGGCGCGAATCAGGAGCATGGGATCGTGTGGCGCGAAGGGGAGCGTGACTCGGATATTGCTGCGCGGTTTCCACTGGGCTCCCGCCTTCGCATTCTGCCGAATCACGCCTGTGCAACGGGCGCGCAATTCCCTGAGTACCATGCGTTGGACGAGCGCGGACTCACGCGGTGGAGTCGCCTGCACGGCTGGTGA
- a CDS encoding PAS domain-containing protein, with the protein MKKKGNKPLLDMLQNIAEGLGETLSPFCEVVVHDLRNPKNAIHGIYNNLSGRHIGDPATELGLARIRDPEFPPRLSNYANTFPDGRKVKSTSIGIKDENGEYVAALCLNVDLTLFQSFQGAISQFTRIEDGRVHEDLERTPAERIHARIDEFAASRATTARSLNAADRKQLVQELKKEGLLEIRRGANIAATHMGVSRATVYGDAK; encoded by the coding sequence ATGAAAAAAAAGGGGAACAAGCCGCTGTTGGACATGCTGCAGAACATCGCCGAGGGGCTGGGCGAGACGCTTTCGCCCTTCTGCGAGGTCGTGGTTCACGATTTGCGAAATCCGAAAAATGCCATTCATGGCATCTACAACAATCTGAGCGGGCGCCACATCGGAGACCCAGCCACGGAGCTAGGTTTGGCGCGCATTCGAGATCCGGAGTTTCCACCACGCCTTTCGAACTACGCGAACACGTTCCCCGATGGTCGAAAGGTAAAAAGCACATCGATCGGAATCAAGGACGAGAACGGAGAGTACGTCGCCGCCCTCTGCCTCAATGTCGATTTGACGCTCTTTCAAAGCTTCCAGGGAGCCATCTCGCAGTTCACACGAATCGAAGACGGCCGTGTGCATGAAGACCTGGAGCGAACGCCGGCAGAGCGCATCCACGCGCGAATCGACGAATTTGCGGCGTCGAGAGCCACCACCGCTCGCTCGCTGAACGCAGCGGACCGAAAGCAATTGGTCCAAGAGCTGAAGAAGGAAGGCCTCCTGGAGATTCGGCGCGGCGCCAACATCGCCGCCACGCACATGGGCGTATCCCGCGCTACGGTTTATGGGGACGCAAAGTGA
- a CDS encoding HAD-IA family hydrolase, translated as MTRHATQVVLFDLLTALLDSWTAWCHAAHGETAGRQWRSRYLELTYGCGPYRPYEDLVRQAAVDVGLNPGAADRLELGWSALQPWSGAADAVRAIAARHRVGIVTNCSARLGRVAAQRIPVNWHVIMTAEEAGYYKPHPRPYKLALEKLGAHPTSALFVAGSGYDLFGTAAVGLPTFWHNRVGLSLPHGAPVPDIEACNLEKLTAWVDAHCSPHSAPA; from the coding sequence GTGACTCGGCACGCAACCCAGGTCGTGCTGTTCGATCTGCTCACGGCGCTACTCGACTCGTGGACCGCGTGGTGTCACGCCGCCCACGGCGAAACCGCAGGCCGCCAATGGCGCTCGCGTTACCTCGAACTTACCTACGGCTGCGGCCCCTACCGCCCCTATGAGGATCTGGTCCGGCAGGCGGCGGTTGACGTTGGCCTCAACCCAGGAGCCGCCGATCGGCTCGAATTGGGCTGGTCGGCACTCCAACCGTGGAGCGGGGCGGCGGATGCCGTTCGAGCAATCGCGGCAAGGCATCGCGTTGGCATTGTCACAAATTGCTCGGCGCGACTGGGACGAGTCGCCGCACAACGCATTCCAGTGAACTGGCACGTCATCATGACAGCCGAGGAAGCGGGGTACTACAAACCGCACCCTCGACCGTACAAGCTCGCTCTGGAAAAGCTCGGTGCACATCCGACGAGTGCGCTCTTCGTCGCAGGTTCCGGCTACGACCTATTCGGGACGGCGGCTGTGGGCCTCCCAACATTTTGGCACAATCGGGTCGGCCTCTCGCTGCCCCACGGCGCCCCCGTTCCGGACATCGAGGCATGCAATCTTGAAAAGCTCACGGCGTGGGTCGATGCACATTGCTCGCCCCACTCGGCTCCCGCTTGA
- a CDS encoding AgmX/PglI C-terminal domain-containing protein, protein MLFEIEEFRWSLGIGADGPKPVGGGGMGRAFSTLMSRRRAFLLSVGFLSCLSIAHTAWAARKALASQGLSQATIQQTVRAKFPELRQCYEDMDDQPPMRVEMHFTIGPDGKVTTGHVESDVRPVIVPCITRTMFSLVFPRPVGGDISVVYSVNFAP, encoded by the coding sequence TTGCTGTTCGAGATCGAGGAATTTCGCTGGAGTCTCGGCATTGGTGCCGACGGGCCGAAGCCTGTCGGGGGGGGCGGCATGGGCCGTGCGTTCAGCACGCTCATGTCTCGACGACGGGCGTTTCTTCTCAGCGTAGGTTTCCTGAGTTGCCTATCGATTGCCCATACGGCGTGGGCCGCACGAAAGGCGCTGGCGAGCCAGGGGTTGTCACAGGCGACCATTCAGCAGACGGTGCGTGCAAAATTTCCGGAGTTGCGACAGTGCTATGAGGATATGGACGACCAGCCGCCCATGCGTGTCGAAATGCACTTCACCATCGGTCCGGATGGTAAGGTCACGACTGGCCACGTCGAATCCGACGTGCGTCCAGTGATCGTCCCATGCATAACGCGCACGATGTTCTCGTTGGTCTTCCCCCGGCCCGTGGGTGGCGACATCAGCGTAGTGTATTCGGTCAACTTCGCTCCGTAG
- a CDS encoding M12 family metallopeptidase: MGNTTSKICHDRVLPQELARPQRTLAVRSGSLRAVLEFRKLWVNGSTLRVRFLDGTESQRAIAREQAQWWTRHANLKFVFGNAPDAEIRISFDPSDGAWSWVGTDCKKIPQNEATMNLGFLDGGTAAHEFGHAIGLGHEHQNPAGGIEWNEDVVIRELGGPPNNWTPEQVHFNVLQKYATDQIRGTHFDPDSIMLYFFPASWTKNGVGTKANETLSALDKSFIASAAAYPTTSTQPTELQVNGPAKSASIGAPGEEDLYQFTAKKKGRYIIETAGPTDLVMKLFGPDSQTALITEDDDSGVGFNARIITTLARGRYFVQVRHFNEVGGTGAYSVKVAHS, encoded by the coding sequence ATGGGCAACACGACGTCGAAGATATGTCACGACAGGGTACTGCCGCAGGAGCTCGCGAGGCCTCAGCGCACGCTGGCTGTCCGCAGCGGCTCGCTGAGGGCCGTCCTGGAATTTCGCAAGCTGTGGGTCAACGGGTCGACTCTCCGGGTGCGTTTCCTGGACGGAACGGAAAGCCAGCGGGCGATTGCCCGTGAGCAAGCGCAATGGTGGACCCGCCACGCGAATCTCAAGTTCGTCTTCGGCAACGCTCCAGATGCCGAAATTCGCATTTCCTTCGATCCGAGCGACGGCGCGTGGTCCTGGGTTGGTACGGACTGCAAGAAAATCCCGCAGAACGAAGCGACGATGAACCTCGGGTTTCTCGATGGGGGCACCGCAGCTCATGAATTTGGGCACGCCATCGGTCTGGGCCACGAGCATCAGAACCCGGCCGGCGGAATCGAGTGGAACGAAGACGTAGTCATCCGCGAACTCGGCGGCCCGCCGAACAACTGGACCCCGGAACAGGTGCACTTCAACGTACTCCAAAAGTATGCCACCGACCAAATCCGGGGGACCCATTTCGATCCCGACTCCATCATGCTCTATTTCTTCCCCGCCAGCTGGACCAAGAATGGCGTGGGCACCAAAGCCAACGAGACACTATCCGCTTTGGACAAGTCGTTCATCGCAAGTGCAGCGGCATACCCGACCACCTCGACACAACCCACGGAACTCCAGGTCAACGGCCCCGCCAAATCGGCCTCCATCGGTGCGCCGGGCGAGGAGGACCTCTATCAATTCACCGCTAAGAAGAAGGGGCGTTACATCATCGAGACGGCAGGCCCGACCGATTTGGTGATGAAGCTCTTCGGCCCCGATAGCCAAACGGCCCTCATCACCGAAGACGATGATAGCGGCGTCGGTTTCAACGCCCGGATCATCACGACCCTGGCGCGAGGCCGATACTTCGTTCAGGTTCGTCACTTCAACGAAGTCGGTGGTACGGGCGCGTACTCGGTCAAGGTAGCCCATTCGTAG
- a CDS encoding alpha/beta hydrolase, translated as MVDPSRMPVVTMRDGRGLHVRVVGKGMPVLLLPGLGMSSMLWLPFVWPFAHRYRFILPDFRGFGRSSHLAIERDDVFESHAMDVRDVIAHLGLRDFLLGGISLGGTTALHMNHRAGLDGVRAYLHVEQSPCVGNRLGWRYGLFGERQDTCFDEFRVFAGLLGQYPEARELTDLPPSERARAAESLARIAAWTFGTPRLEAPLRRFFLLPTFLAGRFPLSLRDARTYIAAYLAGGHDYRSSLRNLAMPVTLMIGMKSTPYPYPGQMAIAESAPNVRVVRFERSGHLPLFEEPAKFVRELGRFLEHGSRASSRTTNGLP; from the coding sequence GTGGTAGATCCTTCGCGCATGCCGGTCGTGACGATGCGGGATGGTCGTGGGCTCCATGTGCGGGTCGTCGGGAAGGGAATGCCCGTGCTGCTATTGCCGGGGTTGGGCATGAGCAGCATGCTCTGGCTACCGTTCGTGTGGCCGTTCGCTCACCGGTACCGGTTCATTCTCCCCGACTTCCGTGGCTTCGGCCGCTCGTCGCACTTGGCCATCGAGCGGGACGACGTGTTCGAGAGCCATGCCATGGACGTGCGCGACGTCATCGCGCACCTCGGCTTGCGCGATTTTTTGCTGGGGGGCATCTCGCTCGGCGGCACAACCGCCCTGCACATGAACCACCGTGCAGGGCTTGATGGCGTCCGCGCTTACCTCCATGTGGAGCAATCGCCGTGCGTCGGAAATCGCCTGGGTTGGCGATATGGCCTCTTCGGCGAGCGCCAAGACACGTGTTTCGACGAATTTCGAGTCTTTGCGGGCCTCCTCGGGCAGTACCCGGAGGCGCGCGAGCTCACCGACCTGCCGCCCTCCGAGCGCGCCCGCGCCGCGGAGTCCTTGGCCCGGATCGCAGCATGGACATTCGGGACGCCCCGCCTCGAGGCGCCCCTCCGACGATTCTTCTTGCTCCCTACCTTTCTCGCCGGCCGGTTTCCTCTTTCACTGCGCGATGCGCGCACGTACATCGCAGCGTATCTCGCCGGTGGCCACGACTACCGGTCCTCGTTGAGGAACCTCGCCATGCCCGTCACGCTCATGATTGGCATGAAATCGACTCCGTACCCATATCCGGGGCAAATGGCCATTGCCGAGAGTGCGCCAAATGTTCGGGTCGTGCGCTTCGAGCGGTCCGGGCACCTCCCGCTTTTCGAAGAACCGGCCAAGTTCGTGCGGGAGCTCGGTCGATTTCTGGAGCACGGCTCACGCGCATCGTCGCGAACTACGAATGGGCTACCTTGA